The genomic region AAGTAAAGACATtgatgtcagttcaaaatgaacagtaaaaATGACCCTGACAATATTTTCTCTGCGTGTTCAATTCCACAGCTCAGATACCCATTTTACCACGTCTGAAACACCTTCGACATACAACGCAGTTTGCTGTGTAAACTGGCTCTTAACAGGCACTGGCTTTAATCACCATGAATAATTGCTCCAACACTAGCTATTTGTCCTTACACTACAATTATCCCATTTTTCATAGCTTGCAAGGTCTGAGTTTACTGATGCAGACTCACTGTGTGATCTAAGTGCACTAAGGGGGCACAAATAGGCACTGAGCACATACAGGTGTCGAAGTCTGGTACCCCGTTGAATAGTTTTTCCCTCCTGTTAAAATCTTTCCTACAGCACCACCAGCAAAACCTACATCAGTGAAAagagacagcagcacagaacacatacaCAGCCGTAACAATGTgactaaaaaacatttaagaccCATTCAATctaaatttaagacattttaaggaccCGCTGCCACCCTGTGCAGAAAccaacaatgccaacattttttccagTGATTGTGTTAtggaaaaaatacacaaaatcaaCCATACAACATTACAGTTACAATCAgatgacagtaaaaaaaaaaaaaaaaaaagcaaaataaaatttcGCAGCTGAGAGGAGaataaaaacattcagttaTCTAGAAGCACATTGGTCCACTGGATAAAAGATGTGATGTGATATTATTTTTATGGGTTTTGTCTGATAAAGTTTTAagaaagaaacatatttttcttaattACTGAAAAAAGGCCCTGTTGATAAATATGTAAGTTGACAGTGTCAGATATGTGATATTATTCTGATCAGTCTCATCATGAGGATTTTCAAATTAAGTGAGAACCATCTGTGAAGGTTTTGGTAATGTTTGGAcataagtaataatattaagtCTGAATCCAACATGAACTTTAATGGTGCCCGACCATCAACAGCTGGACTGATGTGGAGCAGAAGACTGTGGTGCATTGTGGGATGCATTGAGCTATGAGGCAGCTTAGGACAGTGTGGGTTAAGGGGACTGTGACATGAGACAAACTTGTGTATTACCTGCATAAAGTAAGTGCATGAACACACATTTAAGTGCTCAGGAATTAAAGAGCAGGTACAGGGACAGTTCACGGTCATCATGTAAAGTGTGCAGTGATGATGTTCTCGTCTAACGCTGCGCAGAAAActgtcaaactgttcctttacaGGGAAAACTcatcaaaaacatcaacatcaaaagacaaaaattaaatctttcttacattttaatataaaaacatgacGACTGTCAGCTGTTGTTAGACGTAGTGTGATGGCTGTGTGGTGACATAAAGTCCAATGACACCCTGACACATAAACCTCACACAACATCAGAGTCTCAGTCCAGTCTCTTGTTTCAACAccaaatattaattaaaaaaaaaaaaaaaagaatctctCCCTGATGCTGGAGCCAGCCGAGGCAGATCTGAGGTCAGCTGTGGGCGGTCAGACGTCTGTTGATTTGCTCCGTTTCATGTCACTGaaataagaacaaaaacacGCACATTATAGATTGAGGAGAGAAGTGTGACGGCACCCTGGTGTTACTGAGACTGTGACGTAAGAAGGTCAAACTGTCAGCTGGTGAAGGGCCTGTGTCATGACGTTTCTTTCTCAGTGCTGGCGCCTTTTTTGTTCGTTCGGAGcgagtgtgtgtggctgcatgCAGCTGCCTGGAGAGAAAGTGCAGCGCCCAGCTTCTTTTTTCAGAGCGTGGCCGCTTTCAGTTGAAAATTTCTGAACCTTGCAGACGTCACTGCCGCTTCTTGAGAGGCTACTGTCACAACAAAGCTCGTTTTTGTGAGCAGATCAGCCGGCAGACAGTGAATATATGCGTGGATGTTGGACAGTGGATTCTGTAAGCTTGTTTTTGAGTGTGTTGTCAGTCCTCTGTTCATGTAGCATTACATTAGCTACCTAGCTACGGttagtgtcaagatattgttggcATAGAAACATACCCATGCTGGCCACGTCATTAAAAGTAGCACTGGGAGCTCTTTTTTATGAAGCGCTGGGATGAAGAACTCCTGAGCGACCTGCCACTGCTTTTCTGTTGAAGAAAAACcttatgtggacacaggccctaagATGGAGATCCACAGGGACGTAAGAAAAGCTCTCTTTTCTGAACAAATCAGGGAAACTAAACTCGTCTGGATAAAATTGGGTTTCGTTTCTTGGTTGCGGTTTATGgcatcgtagcaaactgtggtttccatccgtGTTTTCGCTCTTCATCTcgattgtggaactattttttcagctgcctcacacccgtgtgtgaacttccgcttgatcgttcctttgaccctgaagcgttatacactccagcccacttgatggcgataatgcGCCGTTACATGGGTTTCGCCAaccggcaggaaaccattgcaatgtaatgggacacagagggtccgtcccaagtctcttatttttatagtgctactgctagctcctcgcttgaaccagaagtcgttcgaggtccgccatcttctaggccgtcccaagtctcttatttgtgcagcgaggagctagcgctaggagctagcagcaagctttaagcagctacgagctaggatggtcgagagCTTCCTATCCAGAAGAGTTTTTCAGCTGAAGGCCATGatgtataaatacccgccctctACATCTGGcacatttgaacgagatggcggagaaacagttCAAGAGTaagtacccgttacatgcattctttgcaatgaatcGCTGACTATGTTGAATGATGgcgagtggatttaataatagtgataataataatgatgatgatgctcatcacagtgacagtggcagggctaCAGACCGTTCTGTAATTGCACAAACTTCgacaaatgactcaataacaatggttatacatgcaaaagtgtgtgaccagAGTCATGACGGCAGGGGATGGGGGCTACTGTTTTGGTCAGCGAATATAATGAGACTTGGGATGTACCCATAGTAACGCCAGAAGCTGGCTGCTTTACGGAGCAGATCCAGCGGTGCCGCCGTCGCCAGGAATGGACGTCGcttcacgtgacgcttcagtggaaaggacgtctcatgtctcttaaaccgacaatgctcgctcatcgctcctagcgctagctcctcgcatttttttcctaggtgggaggggctaaacagctagcaaagtcggctaggtaagataactagcagtaatttaagagacttgggacagacacagagaagaagcagaagaagaaggttgaCGTTGTAttcaaaggcatcgtactgCAAAGGTTGGCAGTCGGCATGTACATAGAATTTAAAGGGGCAGCTGAGTGTTTTGGCCCCTACAGCTTTAGAGATGCTGTGACAGTGTCCCCACGGCATGATTATCTATTTATCTTGACCTGTGTCCTGTAGTTCTGCTGACTTACCGCAGCTCCACCTTCAGCCGATCCATTTTGTCGTGCAGCCGATCGTTCTTCACACGGATGGGATTGTTGGGGACGAACCAGGCCGCTATAAACTTACACACCACCACAACATGCTGTAGAAACACACAGacgacacacacagaaactttttcACTGCCGTCTTCAGATTTGGGTCAGACAATGACGTCCATTTGACCTGGAGTACAAACCTCAAACAGGATGACAAAGGCAAAGCGCACGGCCAAGACCAACCAGAACTGATGGGTCAGAGCGTAGTCCTCATTCCTGTAGTCTCTGtagctgcacaaacacacacacacacacgcacacagtttGTCCCCAGTATCAGACCTGTGACTGCTTATTCTGTTATGTAAGTTCTTCTCACCTGCACTGTGTGACGTTGAGACCATCTATCTTCATCTGGTCTGTGCTAAAGACATCAACTCCTGAGTGTGTCACATTAGCCGTGGACAGGGTGTCATTGATGTAGCCCTGCATGCAGCtgcaacaacacaaaacacatgatGATGAAGAGACACAACGCAGCCTGCTGACGAGTCATCAGGTGTTTCTACCAGCTGAAACGAGACTGACTGTTCGTGAGTTGTTCCATTAGCACAGGGGCCGTAGCTGTAACGGTAGACGAGGCGTGGAATAAAGTCTGATGAGATTCCAATAACCAGACCGTTAGCAATCACTGCTAACACGCCGATGGCCTCCAGCACCTTCGTCCACACACCTGCAGACAGAAGAACAGGACACACTGTACTTTACTACGTGCTTCAGTATAAGTAGATGTTGTTGCAGCACTGTTGGACATGTTGAGGGTCCGCTGTAGCAGACCACTCTACACAGAAACCTCTGACTCAAATATCCACAGACACACTGCTCACCGATGTCGTTGGTCTTCCGGGGAACCAGCCGCCGCTCCAGGCGGACCATCTTGATGGCGTCCAGGCGGATCTCAAAGATGTTGTTAATGAGAGCCAGCAGGGGGGCAAGGGGGAACGCTGCCACGAATATGGTGGTGAAACTGAACTGGACCACTAGAGGGGACAGACAGTCAGATAGTAACatggctttagaaaatctagccctgacgggagactttggccaatcataagtcatttcagagagagagtgtTCCTACAGACTGTTCTACAAATGccggcagcagctctggagacagaccccaaatcagtggctgcagcaaccgaatccagccagcacaaacaCCAGCTGCGGGGCACTGCAGCCCTGACTCCACACCTGATCAgcaactttctgttgctgctgttacacaggttaaaCCTGGCGCTGCCGCTGGCCACCGGCCCATTGTGACATCCAGTGCTGgggggtttgcgctggctgaattcaagCCTCTACAGCCGATGACCAAAGGTCTGAGCAAGGCGAGGGGATTGTGGGGTAATTCTTATCTCGAGCCACTACAGCCTCCACTGAAAGTCTGTCTcgagagctgctgcctgctctcctcctggagAAGCAGCCCATAGTGATGGGAAGCAAAcaaattcttgtctcatttgtggtctgataaacagagagagcgcggggcaaggaggggctgagagAATGTGCTCTACAATGAAAGAAGATGAAATAATCAGCGTATgtgaaacactgggttactgtatgaagtgcaTGCATATGCCTGTGGTGGAAAGAGCTTAGGAAAGAGAGGGGGGAGCTGCAGGAAGAGgcagctgcagtgttttcaaATTCTATTGTTTCGTGTGTACAGAAAGTATTCAGAACCCTTAAAAGTTTTCACATTTTGATGTGTTGCAGCCTTCagaccctgacacaccaggGCTATTTTTTTGTGCGATTAATTTGCATGTCAAAATTCTTTTTCGAACTGTTGTGATGTTGTACCTATACTTAAGCAGGCTCTGTAGTCCAAACTAAGATGGTAAACTTTATCATTCTTGTCAACCTTGACAAAGGCAGCACATGCCAGATCCACTTCTTCagttcttacctttcacaataaaagccttagACACATAGTGTGGGGGTCAGGGGGAGACTGAGGACCTACCCATCTCCAGGAACTCATTGAACAGACTGAAGGCGTCTGTGTCGGCCAGGTGGTAATTCTTCAGCCAGTCCCGAAGTTTGCAGATGTCACACGGTTCAATCTGCTTGCTTTCATCACGGCAGGCCTTCCTGTAACAGTTACCGCACTTCCTCTGCAGCTTCTTCGCAGTGTTTCTGCTCAGACAGCTCTTCAACCAGCTGGAAAAcacagcattttgttttctcatgaGGTCTGTGTTGGCACTATGTACGACTGGACATTATTTCATCACCACTTGCTGCCTTACAGGAGGTGATgctgaatgaaaacacagctaACACACTCACGGCACAGTGAACTCAAAGATGTTGTTGAGAGTCTGTTTGAGCAGCATGATAACAGCCATCTGGATGAAGAGGTCCGTTAAACAGCCACTGGGATGGCACTACGACACACAGAACACATCTCAGGGTTagtgctgtggtgtgttcaggcTGGATGAAGGACTAAAACAACAGAGTGTatctcctcacctcctccagtCTGAATCCAGCGAGGCGAACATAGTTTCCTGGATGGCCGTTTATCCTGTGGTAAGAAAATATTCGTTTCACATTAACAACCAGCATTTTAACCCTCTGAATTCAATGCTGGTTACTGTATAAAgtacatatacacaaacacatacacacacactgcgctCACGCGCAACTTTTAGTACTTGattaataaaatcagttgctttttcggtccactagatggtgctgatgttttatttttcctggtgaggtcagcagcatctggcaggaagttcatcaaaacaaagacgGAGGCACCGGagaaagaaatttaaaatgtgCTGTTGGCGTTTAAATCAATCGTCTGGATTTCACGACCTCACAGGCCACCATCCAGAGGTAGTGTTAGCTGTCGACGGCCAAGCTAACGCTAAACTGCTCCGCTGAAAAATCAatcaacactggacacacttagctcTACAAAACTCCCATCCAACTGCGACAGAGCGAAGAAAATAACAGTCCATCATCTACTTCACGTGTaaagatctgcgtccatacagcgCTGGTGAAAAccaaggcttttgttacatgctaacaACACGTGAACTCAGCAGTTTTCCTGTAGCTCCTGTAGCATGTGCATGCACATTTAAACTGCGCAGCACCCCTCAGCATAAATATGTTTCCACGCACATggacagacacactgacagacagatacagagtACCTGCCCAGGAAGAAGGCCACATAGAAGAGTGAGGAGAAGAGAGTGAAGAACTGGAAGGTGAACATCTTGACGGTGAAGTTCCTCTCTGTGGCAGCGAAAGAGTTTGTCTTctctgaaacacacatacacacacacacacacacacattcatgtactGTGAGATATTTGACAAAATGTCTTTGaacatttgattttctctcAGATTCATTATCATGAGTGTATTCAGATATTTTAACGACACTTCATTGTTTTAAACCGATACATGTCTCCATCTATGCTACTACAACACGCTGAATTAAGCTTGTTCTCACCTATTTTACACAGCTTGAGGGACACCCATCTGTTCACCTGCAGGTGATGttgacacagagacacaagagATTTATGACATTGTTGGCAGGTACATCTTGTGTTGACAGATCTGTTTGTTCTCATCTATCAGCTGCTCTTCAGAAACTTCCAGCAGAAACTGCTTCCTGATTCCTTGGTGGTCTGTTAAAGTTCCCGTCAGTTTAAAGATGATGTCAAGAGCTAATGTTCGCTCGCACACGAGGGTGAGGAGGTCAATATGTAAAGTGGTTTGTGTGCCTCAAACCGCACAAACACAGAAGCAACGAGTGGAAAATCAATAAAGAAACTTCCCAGAGAGCTAACATGTGTGTTAATGGCGGTTTAATGCAGTCAGGGTACTGGTGGCtgtgacatggaggtctgtgtgaccctccaaggatgtgcctccccagaccatcactgatcCACCGCCACACCGGTCATgcttgatgatgtcacaggcagcatattgttcaccacggcgtctccagactctttcacgcctgtcacatgtgctcagtgtgaacctgctctcatctgtaaAGAGAACAGGGCACCAGTGGCGGACCTGgatggtgctgggctgtgagcacaggtcccactagaggacatggggccctcatgccaccctcatggagtctgtttctgacagtgtggtcagaaacatgcacaccagtagcctgctggaggtcatgttgtagggctctggcagtgctcctcctgttcctcctcacacaaaggagcagatactggtcctgctgctgggttgatgcccttctacagcCCTGTGCAGCTCTCCTCATGTAATGGCCTGtttcctggtatctcctccatgctcttgagactgctGGGAGacacgtatggatgtgccatcctggaggagctggactacctgtgcaccCTGATTAGGCTGCAGCTAGCACCTCATGCTACCAGCAGTGACAAGGACACTCACGAGAAAGTCaccaagttggcaacactgatcATCAAGCTGTCCGGCTTTGTGGTCTCAGCGCAGCGAGGAGTGAGGGGGAAGAGCCACAGGGTACATCCATGggtgtgctagctagctagcagcaggGAGGGCGGGCCATAATCGGGCCTTTAAGTCTGGCAGCTCACTTTCTTCATGCAAAATGAGCATGGCTTCATCTAAAGTGAGTTAGAAAAATGATCGATGCAACCAACTGAGGGTAGAATGATGCTTATCCCAGTAAACTCAGGGTGAGACTTTACCTCTCTACATAGGATATATATTTACATCAGGGCTTGGATGTGATACAGCATTCACATCATGTAATTTAAACTGTAGGAAAAGCAGAGTGGGAAACACTTTTCACATCAGCCTCAGATTTGTATTCTTAGTTGGAGATATCGGGAACACCAATGCTATGTCCCCCCTGGTGAGAAGAACTACAGACATGTTGACATAGTGTCGGCTTAATGGTTGCACAAGCATCACCGCAGGAAGTTAAATGAAATACAAGAATTGAAACAATTCATTTAGCTGTGGTTTCACTTTGTGATGAACTGCAGCATATACACAACAGAAGTAATTTAGGCCTCATATCTGATCTGAACCACCATGACAGAGTGTGTTCACACTATTCTGTGAATGCAGCACGAGGATCTGGATGCAGGTATACGTACCCGGGTCATGATCTGAATGGTGATGTAGTGCAGCACAGCTCCCAGCATCACGGCCACAGTGTTGGCATAATCACCGATAAAGTCCCACTGAGACATCGAGGGGGCCGCCACCACTCGAAACACCACCAGGGCATGAGTGAGACCGATGATTATCATCAGCtggaacacaaacaaacacaccaacatgtCGCATCGTCTTTCtgctcacaacacacacacacacaccccacagcAGTCAGCCCAGATCATTTTCTGTTCTGTAAAGCTGCAATCTGATTTAAAGCTTTTATAatcttttgtcttgttttgtgatAAATTCCACTCGTGTTCCTGAATCAGCAGGAGATAATTAGAGACAATGACATGATATTATGTTACAGCTGTCACTCCAGGATACTAGCTGATCTTTTGGGTGTGAAGCAGCTTTGTTTTGGCAGGTGATCGTGTCAGCAGGTAGTGAGCAGAGCTCTGCCAGTGAGATACATTTTCTGAGGAATACTTTGCTCTGAATCACGCCTATCAGGTAGAGCTTCAGCCCACGCTGTATACCACACCCACCAAACTTCATAAGCAACTCagtatcaatgtgtgtgtgtgtgtgtgtgtgtgtgtgtgtgtgtgtgtcttaccaTGACAGTTACCAGAATGAGGACCAGAGTGCTGCGCAGGTAGGAGTGTCTGAACTGTTTGGGTTTACAGTGTGGATCATTGACTATTTCCATGATCAGTTCCTCctgtcaacacaaacacacaaacacacaacccaCACACAGGATGAGATTCAACGTATACATTAAAGGAATATTACAAGGACTTCAGTGTGCTGAAATCCAGTAGGCAGTTTGGTTTTGGCttcattgggcaaaaatcccataaatATCTTTGATATCTACAGAACCTCCTCTTGGTTCTGTTTTCAAGTGTTAGAAAATCCAGCCTGTGATGGGAGACAGGTCATTTCAAAGAGAGGGAGTTTCTATTGGCTGTTTTACATCTGCATCTGATTCAATGTAGGAGAGTCCTGCAAAGAAAATGTCTGTTCCAGTGTTGGCAACAACTGCTTGCACTGCAAAGCGACCCAGAAAAGGAAGACGGACTCATCGAAAAGAGAGTCTGGCAGTAAACGAAATAAAACGTGTGAATATCAGCGAAGCATTtcagagatgaaaagaaaatgttacaaaagattagccttctgctaactggagcttaaaggtgcggacacaccaaaccaatatcaaagaactagcagcaacgaaagccaactgttgcgtcgtctatgTCGCCTCACgtcctgtgtcagttgcatttgaacacactacacggactacatccgacggccaagtagcacgtacgttctgcgcctgcgtgagagagagcggagtgagagagtggtacatcctgaggaggaagcaccggttagccccggtttcactacaggcagattcactcgctacaggggcaaggaaataaaacctgaacagccaatcagagtgatctctctcaccgacaagctccgctgcCAATTCAACATACTCAATTGGCCGAAAAGCTGCAGAAGTGCAGACgttgcgggacacaccgcaaaatctagggcgacagacgctcaccgacggcccgactttggtcgacggcctaCAGTCGGCTTGGCTGCATCTTCATGTTCACGTTTATGTAGCTAAACGGGCACTGGACAGCCCCAACTCCCCAcctgatcagcaaactttctgttgctgccgttataCAGATTAAACcaagtgctgctgctggccaccagcatGCTGTGATACCGGGTGCtggggggtttgtgctggctgaattcaagcTGCTACAGCCTTTGACCGAAGGTGTGATCGAGGCAAAGGGATCGTGgagtggctagcagctaattgtTGTCTCAtatgtggtctgataaacagagagagagcagagcaaGGAGGGACTGGAAGAATGAGCTGCGTACAactctacaataaaataagattaaataaatcagtgtatgggaaacactgggtcaCTGTATGAAGCATATGCCtgtggtcgtctggtgggaggggcttaggacagataATTATGCATTTTATCCCAGGAATTGTAACTGATTAcagctacatttattttgtaatttaacatgtaactagttactccaTAACACTGGCCAAACATCTGACAAACCGACACAGGCTGATATTTGGGTCAGATCCCTGAACCCAGATTAGCCAACGTGATTAACGTTTCAGATAATGATGACATAACAAAGCTTCAGGCGATGCATTCATGACATGACTCAGTAATAAACAAGTTTCCAACATGTTCAGACATGTAATGACAACCATCTCTGTAAGACGTGAGCAAAGTCTGCAGTGATGAAGATCATGAGGTGAAGGTAAAGCACcaagttaagtttttttttttttttaatggaaaagtATTGAGCTCAGTGGAgtgtaaagggaaaaaaaaagtctaaatcaTGAATgcaggttaaataaaataataatttagaaACAAGAAATCTGAAACACACAACCAAAGCTGCAGtcatgagacacacacagatatgatgTAGTAAATTATCACTTATCAACCTTTAACACTAAAATCATTAAACTCTGATTCAGTTTATTCTCCCAGTTTCCTCCAGCTGGTGTGTCCAACAACTGTACAGTGTTACATCATGATTACGATCAGTGTGGTGCAGTCTATTTACTGGAGACATAGTGAAACATGCAGGCAGCAGTTTGTCTTCACACTGCAGTCACTAACCTacagacacccacacacccTTTGATAACATGTATTTTTCCTGCAGGCTCTCatgtcactgcacacacaccttTGGTTacagggggagaaagagaagactgaactggggaaaaaaaaactcttttattttgaaaatcatttTTGGAAAATCATGTCTGTTTCTGCATATTAACTGGATATATTCTGTGTGCTCTTTTGTAGTGTGTGACAGTCGTTTCAGTCTGCAGTGGTTGTTTGTATATTGCTGTAATAATGTTTTTAGTAGGTCTTCATTGACAATAAGATTTATTGATTTAATCTCAATGAGACTTTGACCTGGTTGAATAAAGGCAGATCCAATAAGAATGAAAATCTGTTCTATTATACAATAATTAGAGGATAAATCATTTGCATGACTGCAGCTTTGGTTGTACGTCTCAACTTTATTGTTTTCTAGAATTTCCCTGaattattctttctttttctggttTTGGGTTCACATTCAGGTAAACTCTAATACATTTACAGGATTTCCTGAGACAGTTTTTAAGTTTAGGTTCCACTGAGCTCAGTTTGACACCATAAAGAATTCATTTTAGGATCCTGCACATCACAAAGACCCTGTCCACATGTACACAGATATATTTTGGCCTCCTGCCCACACAAAAACTGAGTTTTATGTCACTTAACAGAGATGTTTATAAGACACCTTCTACAGTGCAGATTTTTCGAAACC from Epinephelus moara isolate mb chromosome 1, YSFRI_EMoa_1.0, whole genome shotgun sequence harbors:
- the LOC126395259 gene encoding anoctamin-9-like, translated to MFFKSPEESFELWEGPKDGYTSEPLLPSVSNQRTFDYILVAHKVEDEMDQKAQRRRAFLGELERKNITVTKVDHDDKVFYGIRAPNEIFKDYQYLLKVSDSCNWCGDVRGSVTQATRIRIVHFILHRTFIGTGENLRELLEKDVFETTFCLHERKMQKELKRKWARWSALFTGQPVTDVKCYFGEKVALYYLWLGWYTKLLVPAAALGVVVFLYGLAFFNTNPLIKEVCQSGVIMCPRCDNCTVWRLSDTCTYAKVSHLFDNEGTVAFAMFMAIWATLFLELWKRHRARAVSKWKVYDWCEEEEELIMEIVNDPHCKPKQFRHSYLRSTLVLILVTVMLMIIIGLTHALVVFRVVAAPSMSQWDFIGDYANTVAVMLGAVLHYITIQIMTRVNRWVSLKLCKIEKTNSFAATERNFTVKMFTFQFFTLFSSLFYVAFFLGRINGHPGNYVRLAGFRLEECHPSGCLTDLFIQMAVIMLLKQTLNNIFEFTVPWLKSCLSRNTAKKLQRKCGNCYRKACRDESKQIEPCDICKLRDWLKNYHLADTDAFSLFNEFLEMVVQFSFTTIFVAAFPLAPLLALINNIFEIRLDAIKMVRLERRLVPRKTNDIGVWTKVLEAIGVLAVIANGLVIGISSDFIPRLVYRYSYGPCANGTTHEHCMQGYINDTLSTANVTHSGVDVFSTDQMKIDGLNVTQCSYRDYRNEDYALTHQFWLVLAVRFAFVILFEHVVVVCKFIAAWFVPNNPIRVKNDRLHDKMDRLKVELRDMKRSKSTDV